The Chlamydiota bacterium genome includes a region encoding these proteins:
- a CDS encoding type III pantothenate kinase, which translates to MSDRVLTIDIGNTNVVMGIFKDSHVPVEFWRINTVKKDADFYLKSLPESFKEQKGIKGIVLASVVPELSQVFESLCETLFKIKPLIVSSDLDIGLKILYKNPHQVGTDRIANAVGVREYYGTPAIVIDFGTAVTFDVISFGGEYLGGVILPGMGLSRDILHERTALLPWVNIVKPHEVLGRDTQSAIQSGIYWGFVGMVKFLLKRLKSEVFPGFETDVKVVATGGYVSYFLADLEEVQSFDSNLTLKGLKEIYRILEKK; encoded by the coding sequence ATGTCAGATCGTGTGCTCACCATTGATATTGGCAATACCAATGTTGTGATGGGGATTTTTAAAGATTCTCATGTTCCCGTAGAGTTTTGGAGAATTAATACCGTTAAAAAGGATGCTGATTTTTATCTTAAGAGCCTTCCCGAAAGTTTTAAAGAGCAGAAGGGGATTAAGGGAATTGTTCTCGCCTCGGTTGTTCCTGAACTTTCTCAAGTTTTTGAATCTCTTTGCGAAACTCTTTTTAAAATCAAACCCCTGATTGTCTCTAGCGATCTCGATATTGGACTCAAAATTTTGTACAAAAACCCTCACCAGGTTGGAACAGACCGCATTGCCAATGCGGTTGGGGTCCGCGAATATTATGGAACGCCAGCGATTGTGATCGATTTTGGAACGGCCGTGACTTTTGATGTGATTTCCTTCGGAGGGGAATATCTGGGAGGCGTGATTCTTCCTGGAATGGGACTTAGCCGTGATATTTTGCATGAACGAACAGCGCTTTTACCCTGGGTCAATATTGTCAAACCCCATGAGGTGTTAGGACGAGACACCCAATCGGCGATTCAATCAGGAATTTATTGGGGCTTTGTCGGGATGGTCAAATTTTTGCTTAAAAGGCTAAAATCTGAGGTTTTTCCTGGTTTTGAAACAGATGTCAAGGTAGTTGCAACCGGTGGGTACGTTTCCTACTTTTTAGCAGACCTTGAAGAAGTTCAGTCCTTTGATTCTAATCTCACGCTGAAGGGACTAAAAGAAATTTATAGGATTCTTGAGAAGAAGTAA